The proteins below come from a single Methanomassiliicoccales archaeon genomic window:
- a CDS encoding ABC transporter substrate-binding protein, which produces MEGSSNAGAKPARSGRTMIIAAVIVIILIAAAAAVMLTQSSTTEKKPNNWLDRGFSLEIYYNSGNTARQTGCQLMKTNLESLNPGKIHITVTGLEWSQYLALQRSGAMPLFFLGWAPDYADPNDYTVPFLLSQGTYLRSLGYSSPFLDSMVRQSATELNETVRSNQLHEIALAVQKECLYVWMAQGANLYAGNKWITGFEFNPMYSNLYYYLLNKTSSIPANPIDTFTFGTIAGNPDYLDPAQDYETAGGEVLQNVFETLVFYNGSHASEFIPMLATEIPTVANGGISADGLHYTFHIRDGVKFHDGSDLIAQDVKFSFERELRLNDGAGPAWILGEVMIPDYYDYGSAIFDSSGTMTGGISDQSIFDNAMWVMDDHTIMINLTVNDPAFVSRLAFNSASVLSLNNTKAHSSDLPFSEDAFDWVNTNPIGTGAYKFLEFISNDHVAMDRWDGYWRAPAKIKNVLVLQVPTDNARASGLIAGTLDAAIIPRAIQETLYSHTNIELINSSTFNVNFLGLNQNINTTGLNKELNNIPADFFRDLTVRKAFAYAFDFDTYNDQVMKGMAIQPNGVVPKGMFGYFDDVPAYEFDLVKAAAMLKGTKIPTDSQFEISILAELIARDQTLSI; this is translated from the coding sequence ATGGAAGGCAGTTCAAACGCTGGTGCTAAGCCTGCCCGCAGCGGAAGGACGATGATTATCGCCGCCGTTATCGTGATAATCCTCATCGCCGCCGCAGCAGCAGTGATGCTTACCCAGTCGAGTACCACCGAAAAGAAGCCCAACAACTGGTTGGACAGGGGCTTCAGCTTGGAAATCTATTACAACAGTGGCAACACTGCAAGACAGACCGGATGTCAACTGATGAAGACGAACCTAGAGAGCCTCAACCCCGGGAAGATCCACATCACGGTCACCGGCCTTGAATGGTCCCAATACCTAGCGTTGCAGAGGTCAGGCGCCATGCCGCTCTTCTTCCTAGGATGGGCGCCTGACTACGCGGACCCGAACGACTACACTGTGCCGTTCTTACTCTCCCAGGGTACGTACCTGCGCAGCCTTGGCTACTCGAGCCCATTCCTGGACTCCATGGTGAGGCAGAGCGCGACCGAACTCAACGAGACGGTGCGTTCAAACCAGCTGCACGAGATAGCCCTGGCGGTGCAGAAGGAATGCCTGTACGTCTGGATGGCTCAGGGTGCGAACCTGTACGCGGGCAACAAGTGGATCACCGGCTTTGAGTTCAACCCAATGTACTCCAACCTGTACTACTACCTGCTCAACAAGACCTCTAGCATACCCGCTAACCCGATCGACACCTTCACCTTTGGTACGATCGCAGGCAACCCCGACTACCTCGACCCGGCTCAGGACTACGAGACGGCGGGCGGCGAGGTACTCCAGAACGTGTTCGAGACCCTGGTGTTCTACAACGGGTCCCACGCTTCGGAGTTCATCCCAATGCTCGCCACTGAAATACCAACGGTGGCGAATGGGGGCATCAGCGCAGACGGCCTGCACTACACGTTCCACATCCGGGACGGCGTGAAGTTCCACGACGGCAGCGACCTCATCGCGCAGGACGTGAAGTTCAGCTTCGAAAGGGAGCTGCGCCTGAACGACGGTGCCGGGCCGGCTTGGATCCTCGGTGAAGTGATGATTCCGGACTACTACGACTACGGCTCAGCGATCTTCGACAGCAGCGGCACTATGACAGGCGGAATCAGCGACCAGTCGATCTTCGACAACGCCATGTGGGTCATGGACGACCACACCATCATGATCAACCTGACGGTCAACGACCCGGCGTTTGTCTCCAGGCTGGCGTTCAACTCGGCCTCTGTCCTTTCGCTGAACAACACGAAGGCGCACTCGTCGGACCTGCCCTTCTCGGAAGACGCGTTCGACTGGGTCAACACCAACCCGATCGGCACTGGTGCCTACAAGTTCTTGGAGTTCATATCGAACGATCACGTGGCCATGGACCGCTGGGACGGATACTGGCGCGCGCCTGCTAAGATCAAGAACGTTCTGGTCCTGCAGGTACCGACCGACAACGCGAGGGCCAGTGGCCTGATCGCGGGCACATTGGACGCGGCGATCATCCCAAGGGCGATCCAGGAGACACTGTACAGCCACACTAATATAGAACTGATTAACAGTTCGACGTTCAACGTGAACTTCTTGGGTCTGAACCAGAACATCAACACAACTGGACTCAACAAGGAGCTGAACAACATCCCGGCTGACTTCTTCCGCGACCTGACCGTCAGGAAGGCGTTCGCGTATGCGTTCGACTTCGACACCTACAACGACCAGGTGATGAAGGGCATGGCAATCCAACCGAACGGTGTGGTGCCGAAGGGCATGTTTGGCTACTTCGACGACGTCCCCGCGTACGAGTTCGACCTCGTGAAAGCGGCGGCGATGTTGAAGGGCACGAAGATTCCGACAGATAGTCAGTTCGAGATCTCGATTCTCGCTGAGCTTATCGCCAGGGACCAAACGCTATCAATTTGA
- a CDS encoding ABC transporter permease — protein sequence MYQFVIRRLFLLIPVLIGVSIIVFALTRFTGDPGAAYINPKMSESQIQQVYAKYHFDQSAINQYFYWLNGLFQGDWGWSTSADEPVTKAIGEKFAATFELAAVSMVIAIVVGIALGTTAAVKRNKPFDHVTRVVSLIGVSLPIFVLGLLLLYVFSFNLGWFPDGGRVSNTYIFEAGGVPRMTGFVLIDSLLVGNYGLFSNAVWHMVLPAIALAFASIAIITRMMRNSMLEVLGLDFVRTARAKGVPESAVIRRHARKNALIPTTTVIGLVFGGMLGGAVLTESIFRWNGLGRWSAQAVMGQDIASIMGFVLLTAIIYVIVNLIVDVLYAYLDPRVRLE from the coding sequence ATGTACCAGTTTGTGATCAGAAGGCTTTTCCTACTCATTCCGGTGCTGATTGGTGTTTCGATCATCGTTTTCGCGTTGACAAGATTCACTGGCGATCCCGGCGCCGCCTACATCAACCCGAAGATGTCAGAGAGCCAGATACAACAGGTCTACGCGAAATACCACTTCGACCAGTCGGCGATAAACCAATATTTTTACTGGCTCAATGGCCTGTTCCAGGGTGACTGGGGATGGTCCACTTCTGCGGATGAGCCGGTCACCAAGGCGATCGGGGAGAAATTTGCGGCAACATTTGAACTCGCGGCGGTGAGCATGGTCATCGCGATCGTCGTCGGGATCGCGCTGGGCACCACCGCGGCCGTCAAGAGGAACAAGCCGTTCGATCACGTGACGAGGGTGGTTTCCCTTATCGGCGTTTCGCTCCCGATATTCGTTCTCGGACTCCTCCTGCTTTACGTGTTCAGTTTCAACCTCGGATGGTTCCCGGACGGCGGAAGGGTCAGCAACACATACATATTCGAGGCCGGAGGGGTACCTCGCATGACCGGTTTCGTGCTGATAGACTCGCTCCTGGTCGGCAATTACGGGCTGTTCTCGAACGCGGTATGGCACATGGTCCTGCCGGCGATAGCGCTGGCATTCGCGTCAATCGCGATCATTACAAGAATGATGAGGAACAGCATGCTCGAGGTGCTTGGCCTGGATTTCGTGAGGACGGCTAGGGCGAAGGGCGTGCCGGAGTCGGCCGTGATCCGGCGGCATGCCAGGAAGAACGCGCTCATTCCCACTACGACCGTGATCGGGTTGGTGTTCGGAGGAATGCTAGGGGGAGCGGTCCTCACCGAGAGCATTTTCAGATGGAACGGATTGGGCAGGTGGTCGGCTCAGGCTGTCATGGGGCAGGACATCGCTTCCATCATGGGATTCGTGCTGCTCACGGCCATCATCTACGTGATCGTCAACCTAATTGTAGACGTCCTTTACGCGTACCTGGACCCGAGGGTCCGATTGGAGTAA
- a CDS encoding ABC transporter permease has protein sequence MAGVPIQSQKSFADSLMAELRPRLREARKSWDLIRTNYTAMAGLFMVVFMVAVALLAPVLAPPTPFTDPLEIPRDWRFANPIPPGAEGHVFGTGTNGLDMFYGVIWGARTTLVASLFVVLTSAIIGLAIGAVAGFYGGWIDEALMRITDVFLSLPALILAMAITSVLTRSLNNIMLALIIVWWPGYARLMRGQVLIIRESIYVEAARSIGARTSRILFRHIVPNSLSPLVVNVTLDLGAVALTMAGLSFIGFGVPSGFAEWGRMVSDGQLWMPPIMVIYNGAEYNAWWTWAIPGLFILIFTMGFSLLGDGLRDILDPRTRR, from the coding sequence ATGGCGGGAGTACCTATACAGAGCCAGAAGAGCTTCGCCGACTCGCTGATGGCGGAGCTGAGGCCCAGGTTGAGGGAGGCGCGCAAGTCCTGGGACCTGATCCGGACCAACTATACCGCAATGGCCGGTCTCTTCATGGTCGTGTTCATGGTCGCCGTGGCCCTGCTCGCCCCCGTTTTGGCGCCGCCCACGCCCTTCACCGACCCGCTCGAGATCCCCCGCGACTGGAGGTTTGCCAACCCCATCCCCCCCGGAGCTGAGGGGCACGTATTCGGGACCGGCACCAACGGCCTCGACATGTTCTACGGCGTCATCTGGGGGGCGCGTACTACTCTAGTAGCATCGCTGTTCGTGGTGCTCACGTCGGCGATCATCGGGTTGGCGATTGGGGCCGTCGCAGGCTTCTACGGCGGCTGGATCGACGAGGCCTTGATGAGAATAACCGATGTCTTCCTTTCCCTACCAGCGCTGATCCTTGCCATGGCCATCACTTCGGTGCTTACCCGGAGCCTCAACAATATCATGCTCGCCCTCATCATCGTCTGGTGGCCCGGCTACGCGAGGCTGATGCGGGGGCAAGTGCTCATCATACGAGAGAGCATCTACGTGGAGGCGGCGCGCTCCATCGGAGCGCGGACGAGCCGCATCCTGTTCCGACACATTGTCCCTAACTCCCTCTCGCCCTTGGTGGTCAACGTGACCCTAGACTTGGGAGCGGTGGCCCTGACCATGGCCGGGTTGTCCTTCATCGGGTTCGGCGTGCCCTCGGGCTTCGCGGAATGGGGCCGCATGGTTTCGGACGGCCAACTGTGGATGCCTCCGATTATGGTAATTTACAATGGCGCCGAGTACAACGCCTGGTGGACCTGGGCGATACCCGGGCTGTTCATATTGATATTCACGATGGGCTTCTCCCTGCTTGGGGATGGCCTGAGGGACATTCTCGACCCAAGGACCAGAAGGTGA
- a CDS encoding ATP-binding cassette domain-containing protein: MNEEKILEIRDLYVNFYTKSGVVKALDGISFSIAKGETFGLVGESGCGKTVTANCVLRLIAEPPGKMESGSIIFSPDLKGIETRIATLEVEKIEDDHELSYLRKRVEVLREQRAKEDSVKAKIADLEKAGGSAEDLAKAKEELLALESENDILKFDRAHLQKLRGKSISMIFQEPMSALNPVFTAADQISEVLLLHERSDLAKAVIREMDRRVKEIDSYHHRVSREKTVKGEFKCSNCGALMAEEVDCCPQCAGSFSSQPLRALEKWRLKFNRRYYVLMAKNPDSRRLRYAAKIPILRRYMHFAKEEAGARAERMLRLVRIPDPRNVMKSYPHELSGGMQQRVMIAMALACRPKLLIADEPTTALDVTVQAQILKLMRDLQLETGTSIMLITHNLGVVAETCDRVGVMYAGTMAEIASTMDIFKDPLHPYTQGLMHLIPKINVDIERLETIEGVVPNLMEPPPGCRFHPRCSYAMEACKRIKPIMREVRPGHFAACHLFEGAK, from the coding sequence ATGAACGAAGAGAAGATACTGGAGATCCGGGACCTTTACGTGAATTTCTACACCAAATCGGGTGTCGTCAAGGCTCTGGACGGAATCAGTTTCAGCATCGCCAAAGGGGAGACGTTCGGCCTGGTGGGCGAGAGCGGGTGCGGCAAGACCGTCACCGCCAACTGCGTGCTCCGCCTCATCGCCGAGCCGCCAGGTAAAATGGAGAGCGGCAGCATCATCTTCTCTCCGGACCTAAAGGGGATCGAGACCAGGATCGCCACCCTGGAGGTGGAGAAGATCGAGGACGACCACGAGCTGAGCTACCTTCGCAAGCGGGTGGAGGTGCTCAGGGAACAGAGGGCGAAGGAGGACAGCGTCAAGGCCAAGATCGCCGACCTGGAGAAGGCGGGAGGCTCGGCCGAAGATCTGGCGAAAGCAAAGGAGGAGCTCCTGGCCCTGGAGTCCGAGAACGACATCCTGAAATTCGACCGCGCCCACCTTCAGAAGCTACGGGGGAAGTCGATCTCCATGATATTCCAGGAGCCAATGAGCGCTCTCAACCCGGTCTTCACCGCCGCTGACCAGATATCCGAGGTGCTGCTACTGCACGAACGTTCAGACCTCGCCAAGGCGGTCATCAGGGAGATGGATCGGCGGGTGAAGGAGATCGATTCCTATCATCATAGGGTGAGCCGGGAGAAGACGGTGAAGGGGGAATTCAAGTGCAGCAACTGCGGCGCCCTCATGGCCGAGGAGGTCGATTGCTGCCCACAGTGCGCCGGCAGCTTTAGCAGCCAGCCGTTGCGGGCCCTTGAGAAGTGGCGTCTGAAGTTCAACCGCCGGTACTATGTGCTGATGGCGAAGAACCCCGATTCCCGCCGGCTCCGGTACGCGGCCAAAATACCGATCTTGCGTCGCTACATGCACTTCGCCAAGGAGGAGGCGGGCGCCCGGGCCGAGCGCATGCTCCGGCTGGTGCGCATCCCCGATCCGAGGAACGTGATGAAGTCCTATCCTCACGAGCTGTCGGGAGGGATGCAGCAGAGGGTCATGATCGCAATGGCCCTAGCCTGTCGCCCGAAACTGCTGATCGCGGACGAGCCCACCACCGCGCTGGACGTCACCGTCCAAGCGCAGATACTCAAGCTCATGCGGGACCTCCAGTTGGAGACCGGCACCTCGATCATGCTCATCACTCACAACTTGGGGGTGGTGGCGGAGACCTGCGACCGGGTCGGCGTGATGTACGCGGGCACCATGGCCGAGATCGCCTCCACTATGGACATCTTCAAGGATCCCTTGCACCCCTACACTCAGGGCCTGATGCATCTCATTCCCAAAATCAACGTCGATATCGAGCGGCTGGAGACCATCGAGGGCGTGGTGCCTAATCTAATGGAGCCCCCTCCAGGATGCCGCTTCCATCCCCGCTGTTCATACGCGATGGAGGCGTGCAAGCGCATCAAGCCGATAATGCGCGAGGTCCGACCCGGCCACTTCGCCGCCTGTCATCTGTTCGAGGGGGCGAAATGA
- a CDS encoding ABC transporter ATP-binding protein, translating into MMEQQQVLIEARQLKKHFPIRSGLIRRSVGAVRAIDGIDIALHKGETLGLVGESGCGKTTTGRCLLQLTPPTDGNVYYKMPVEVRQEMLKLEAEEVELVSKNPTEKKKLRPTIDRLEQIRDQYALNRKKGEAMRAIRREMQVVFQDPYSSLNPRMLIKDVIAEPLLVHGVARRGETLARVDALLKRVGLDSDHLYRYPHEFSGGQRQRIGVARALALNPGVVVLDEPTSALDVSVQAQILNMLNDLQSEFNLTYLFISHDLSTIRYMCDRIGVMYLGKVVEMASKQDLFSKPLHPYTEALLSAIPIPDPTMKRHPILLSGDVPSPAKPPPGCRFHTRCRYREAICEKVEPPLVDKGNGHMAACHFR; encoded by the coding sequence ATGATGGAGCAGCAGCAGGTGCTGATCGAGGCCAGGCAGCTGAAGAAGCATTTCCCCATCCGCTCCGGGCTGATCCGTAGGAGCGTGGGGGCGGTACGTGCCATCGACGGCATCGATATCGCGCTCCACAAGGGCGAGACCTTGGGGCTGGTCGGAGAGTCCGGTTGCGGCAAGACCACCACCGGCCGCTGCCTCCTACAGCTCACCCCGCCCACGGACGGGAACGTCTACTACAAGATGCCGGTCGAGGTCCGGCAGGAGATGCTCAAGCTCGAGGCGGAGGAGGTAGAACTGGTAAGCAAGAATCCCACCGAGAAGAAGAAGCTCCGCCCCACCATCGACCGGCTGGAGCAGATCCGAGACCAGTACGCTCTGAACCGCAAGAAGGGCGAGGCCATGCGCGCCATTCGCCGGGAGATGCAGGTGGTGTTCCAGGACCCCTATTCCTCCCTGAACCCCAGGATGCTCATCAAGGATGTCATCGCCGAACCCCTCCTGGTGCACGGCGTGGCGCGGCGCGGCGAAACGCTGGCGCGGGTGGATGCCCTCCTGAAAAGGGTCGGCCTCGACTCCGACCATCTGTACCGCTATCCACACGAGTTCAGCGGCGGGCAGAGACAGAGGATCGGGGTGGCCCGGGCCCTGGCGCTCAACCCGGGCGTGGTGGTGCTGGACGAGCCCACCTCGGCGCTGGACGTGTCGGTGCAGGCTCAGATACTGAACATGCTCAACGATCTGCAATCAGAGTTCAACCTGACCTATCTATTCATATCGCACGACCTGAGCACCATCCGCTACATGTGCGACCGCATCGGGGTCATGTACCTTGGCAAGGTCGTGGAGATGGCGAGCAAGCAGGACCTGTTCTCCAAGCCGCTGCATCCCTACACGGAGGCGCTGCTTTCCGCGATCCCGATCCCCGACCCGACGATGAAGCGGCACCCGATTCTGCTCAGTGGGGATGTGCCATCGCCGGCGAAGCCGCCCCCGGGATGCCGGTTCCACACCCGGTGCCGCTACCGGGAAGCGATATGCGAGAAAGTCGAACCGCCGCTGGTCGACAAGGGCAACGGCCATATGGCCGCTTGCCACTTCCGCTGA
- a CDS encoding site-2 protease family protein — translation MADLTPYIILVAILAVWIGIVYYVKKKGALSKYGVGTYGPLIMWKTQAGKRLIDRLAKPKRLWLTYAAAAKVICLLVGIFIMALLVWEATIVNRIPADRAPTPEMMLGIPGINPVIPVVYGIIGLIVGIVVHEFAHGILTRVGNLSLKSLGVILLVVPLGAFVEPDEKELTNSDRKRRSNVYAAGPATNIIVAILCALLFSSVLMSSVTAVRENPVVVGIGDDSPARIGGMQFGMQLEEVGGKSIRTLEDFQSLAADDPGTSVSITYYYNGQNHTTTSISGLTLIDVVHGMSADKAGMKAGMTFVSLNGTVIRNQTSLETVLSQTKPYQVVNANMLEYDYSASMYKSVNLTVTLSNRTEYLLRVSPDLVNASTKDRGFLGVNTAYMGLIVNSPDRIINRLMNPYANVKDPGQFISATLLFIALPFQGLAPIESPLSDLFLPTGAMAALPSGVFWFIANSLYWIFWINLMLGMTNVLPAVPLDGGYLFRDGMESLISRLKKNATEKDRQRIVATVTYVLAITVFFLIIWQLIGPRLL, via the coding sequence ATGGCAGACCTCACGCCGTACATCATATTGGTCGCCATCCTCGCGGTATGGATCGGCATCGTTTACTACGTGAAGAAGAAGGGGGCGCTCTCCAAGTATGGAGTTGGAACGTACGGCCCCCTGATCATGTGGAAGACGCAGGCGGGCAAGAGATTAATTGATCGCCTGGCCAAGCCCAAGCGCCTCTGGCTGACGTACGCTGCGGCGGCCAAGGTCATCTGCCTGCTGGTAGGCATCTTCATCATGGCCCTCCTCGTATGGGAGGCGACCATCGTCAACCGCATCCCGGCGGACCGGGCCCCGACGCCGGAGATGATGCTGGGGATCCCGGGCATCAACCCTGTCATCCCAGTGGTCTACGGCATCATCGGCCTGATCGTAGGCATCGTGGTGCATGAGTTCGCTCATGGCATACTGACCAGGGTGGGAAATCTCTCGCTAAAATCGCTGGGTGTGATCTTATTGGTCGTGCCCCTGGGGGCTTTCGTCGAGCCGGACGAGAAGGAGCTCACCAACTCCGATCGCAAACGGAGGTCCAACGTCTACGCCGCCGGTCCTGCGACCAATATAATCGTGGCGATATTATGCGCCCTCCTCTTCTCCTCCGTTCTCATGTCCTCGGTCACGGCGGTAAGGGAGAACCCCGTCGTGGTGGGCATCGGAGATGACAGCCCAGCGAGAATTGGAGGCATGCAGTTCGGCATGCAACTGGAGGAGGTCGGAGGGAAAAGCATCCGCACCTTGGAGGATTTCCAGAGTTTGGCCGCCGACGATCCAGGGACTTCCGTTTCCATCACCTACTATTACAACGGTCAGAACCATACCACCACGTCCATTTCCGGGCTGACCCTCATCGACGTCGTGCATGGAATGTCCGCCGACAAGGCGGGCATGAAGGCGGGCATGACATTCGTGTCCCTGAACGGCACGGTCATCCGCAACCAGACCAGCCTGGAGACCGTCCTTTCGCAAACGAAGCCCTATCAAGTGGTCAACGCCAACATGCTCGAGTACGACTATTCCGCGAGCATGTACAAAAGTGTGAACCTGACCGTGACGCTCTCCAACCGCACCGAGTATCTATTGAGAGTGTCTCCCGATCTGGTGAACGCTTCAACGAAGGACCGCGGCTTCCTGGGCGTGAACACCGCCTACATGGGCCTGATCGTGAACTCGCCCGACCGGATCATCAACCGCCTCATGAATCCGTATGCAAACGTGAAAGACCCGGGCCAATTCATTTCTGCCACTCTGTTATTCATCGCCTTGCCCTTCCAAGGATTGGCACCGATCGAATCGCCCCTCTCGGACCTCTTCCTGCCAACCGGGGCCATGGCCGCCCTTCCCTCGGGAGTGTTCTGGTTCATAGCCAACTCCTTGTACTGGATATTCTGGATCAATCTGATGTTGGGCATGACCAACGTGCTGCCGGCGGTGCCTTTGGACGGAGGCTACCTGTTCCGGGACGGAATGGAATCGCTCATCTCCCGCCTGAAGAAGAACGCCACGGAGAAGGACAGACAGCGCATCGTCGCCACCGTGACCTACGTACTGGCGATAACGGTCTTCTTCCTAATTATTTGGCAGCTGATAGGCCCGCGCCTTCTATGA
- the nrdD gene encoding anaerobic ribonucleoside-triphosphate reductase → MTESPTDSREMGEPGLIYSDDKESTELSLFVRTSDEEIKKWDRNRIYDALIRETSISEDAASIVAREVEKLILELELDFVTAPLIRELTNAKLVEYGLAKVRKQHTRLGVPLYDARQIIMNPNKENANVPHGPEATNLTLSERIKKEFALLEVFTQDMADAHMRGDIHLHDLGMIDRPYCSGQSIEYVKKFGLNLPNAISIAKPAKHPEVLIEQIIKFSAALQGHFAGAIGWDAVNLFLAPYLEGVDDERMKQLAQILIFEFAQQAVARGGQSIFSDLNLYWEVPNHFMGVPAIGPKGQFTGANYEDYLDESQRFVSALFDVYLEGDALGRPFFFPKPNVHMTEKFFHTDGHEEFLQKISQVASEKGNTYFVFDRGNTAKISECCRLAFQLDNSDLEDAKTPWKMRYSAMQNVTINLPRIAYEAHQDDKRMFDIVRERLEIVAQAHVQKKEFITKLLSMGKQGPLSLLTMNLDGEPYYRLQKASFLVGMVGLNEAVQYHTGKQMHESKDALKFGLKLISNMKKDAEELGKEYGVRMPLEQTPAESTAYRFARLDMKYYPLQAPTVIRGNKSTGEVYYTNSTYLNVGAPTSAIERVKEEGLFHPLIEAGSLTHVWLGEHKPPAESIASFVKKTFESTQNAQVAFSPEFTSCLDCGRTSRGLRDTCPNCQSPNVEGITRVTGFFSKINSWNKGKLGELKDRVRNNI, encoded by the coding sequence ATGACGGAGTCTCCGACTGACTCTCGCGAAATGGGCGAGCCTGGACTGATCTATTCCGACGATAAGGAATCGACAGAGCTTTCACTATTCGTGCGAACCTCAGACGAGGAGATAAAGAAGTGGGACAGGAACCGAATATACGACGCGCTAATCCGGGAGACGAGCATCAGCGAAGATGCCGCCTCCATCGTAGCGAGAGAGGTGGAGAAGCTCATTCTTGAGCTAGAGCTCGATTTCGTCACCGCCCCGCTCATACGCGAGCTTACGAACGCGAAACTGGTGGAATATGGTCTCGCCAAGGTCAGGAAGCAGCACACCCGTCTTGGGGTGCCGCTCTACGATGCGCGGCAGATCATCATGAATCCGAACAAGGAGAACGCCAATGTGCCGCATGGGCCTGAGGCAACGAACCTCACGCTCTCCGAACGCATCAAGAAGGAGTTCGCGTTGCTCGAGGTCTTTACCCAGGATATGGCGGACGCACACATGAGAGGGGATATTCACCTTCACGACCTGGGAATGATCGACCGCCCGTATTGCTCAGGTCAGAGCATCGAGTATGTCAAGAAATTCGGTCTCAACCTTCCCAATGCGATTTCCATCGCCAAACCGGCCAAGCACCCAGAGGTTCTCATCGAACAGATCATCAAGTTCTCGGCGGCTCTGCAAGGCCATTTCGCCGGGGCGATCGGCTGGGACGCGGTGAACTTGTTCCTCGCTCCATACCTCGAAGGCGTCGACGATGAACGCATGAAACAGCTAGCGCAGATATTGATATTCGAGTTCGCGCAACAAGCGGTAGCCCGTGGAGGGCAGTCGATCTTCAGCGACCTCAACCTCTATTGGGAGGTGCCGAACCACTTCATGGGCGTTCCCGCCATAGGCCCAAAAGGACAGTTCACCGGCGCCAACTACGAAGACTATCTCGATGAAAGCCAGAGGTTCGTCAGCGCGCTCTTCGACGTCTACTTGGAAGGCGACGCCCTCGGGCGACCGTTCTTCTTCCCCAAGCCCAACGTACACATGACAGAGAAGTTCTTCCACACCGATGGGCACGAGGAGTTCCTGCAGAAGATATCCCAGGTGGCCTCGGAGAAGGGCAACACCTATTTCGTATTCGATAGAGGCAACACGGCCAAGATCAGCGAGTGCTGCCGTCTGGCCTTCCAGTTGGACAACAGTGACCTGGAGGACGCCAAGACGCCATGGAAGATGCGCTACTCCGCCATGCAGAACGTCACCATCAACCTACCGCGCATTGCCTACGAGGCACATCAGGACGACAAACGGATGTTCGATATCGTTCGAGAGCGGTTGGAGATCGTGGCGCAGGCCCACGTGCAGAAGAAGGAGTTCATCACCAAGCTGCTTTCCATGGGCAAGCAAGGTCCGCTCTCCCTGCTGACCATGAACCTGGATGGAGAACCGTACTACCGCCTCCAGAAGGCCTCCTTCTTGGTGGGCATGGTCGGTCTGAACGAGGCGGTGCAATACCACACCGGCAAGCAGATGCACGAATCCAAGGACGCGCTCAAGTTCGGCCTCAAGCTCATCTCCAACATGAAGAAGGACGCGGAGGAACTGGGCAAGGAGTACGGAGTGCGGATGCCGCTGGAGCAGACCCCTGCCGAATCGACCGCCTATCGCTTCGCCAGGTTGGATATGAAATACTATCCACTACAGGCGCCGACGGTGATCAGAGGCAACAAGTCCACCGGCGAGGTGTACTACACCAACTCCACCTACCTCAATGTGGGCGCGCCCACCAGCGCCATCGAGAGGGTGAAGGAAGAAGGCCTCTTCCATCCGCTGATAGAGGCAGGCTCGCTGACGCATGTCTGGCTGGGGGAGCACAAGCCTCCCGCGGAGAGCATAGCCTCCTTCGTGAAGAAGACCTTCGAGAGCACGCAGAACGCGCAAGTGGCGTTCAGCCCGGAGTTCACCTCCTGCCTCGACTGTGGCCGGACCAGCAGGGGCCTGAGGGATACCTGTCCCAACTGCCAATCGCCCAATGTTGAGGGTATCACCAGGGTCACGGGCTTCTTCTCCAAGATCAACAGCTGGAACAAGGGCAAGCTGGGCGAGCTCAAGGACCGGGTGAGGAACAACATCTGA